The Candidatus Abyssobacteria bacterium SURF_5 region ACGGCTGATCGGAGCTACGCCCACCAGATCGGCTCCCAGATTCAGCAACTCCGAAACCACTGCCTGCGTCAGCTTATCCATGCAGTCTCCTCCCTTTAAAACAAGCGCATCTTGAGAGGGCCTCTTGTACGGGAGATTTCTTATTGAAACGCGCCGAACAGTACGCTGGTAAACGTGATTATCGGGACCTGCTCGCGCAAATCCTCGGCGGCATGCCGCGATTCCTTGAACATGCGTGTCGCTTCATCATAGAGCGCGTCGTCCTGGATCAATTTACCCAGAGATCCCTCGCCTTTCTCAATTTTCTCGGAAATCTTGTCGATGCGCTCCATTGTCGCCTGCATTTTGGGTGTAGCTTCTCGAAGCGATGCCACCGCTTCCCGCATGTCCGCCTCGTTATCACCCAAAACACGCACGACCGTATCGGAAGCCTCGCCCAGCTTGGCCGACAAATCTCTCATATCATTATAAAGCGAATCGTCCTGTACCAGTTTCCCGAGCGTCCCCTCGCCGCTTTCCATTTTCCTCGCGATTTCGTTCACTCGTTCCATCGCTTCTTTCAGGTGAGGTCCTGCCGCGCGCAGATTCTCAATCGTCTCGCCGATGCCTTCTTCGTTATCCGTGACAATCCGGTTGAGCGAAGCAAAGGTCTCGCGGATGTTCTCGCGATTTTCTCCGAGGATGTCATCGATCTGCGACGCCAGTTTCTCCTGGTTCTTATTGAAATTGTTCACCGCCAGCCGGATGTCTTCCGCCAGATCGGCCACGTTCTGCAGGATGGCCGTCATGTCGGCCGCCTGACGGGTCTGAACGGTGTCGCCGTCCTTGAGTATGGGCGCGTCCGGCGACCCGATCGTCATCCCGATATATTTCCCGCCAAGCAGACTCTCCGTCTCGATTCGAGCCGTGGAATCCTTGCGGATTATCGCATCTCGATTGATCAGCAATGCCACTTCCACCTGAGCTCCCCGAATCCGCATTTTCTTTACTTCGCCTATCTCAACTCCCGCCAGCGTCACTGGGTCATTCTCGACCAAGCCGTCGACCTTTTCAAAATTGGCGTAAAGAGTGTATTTTTTTTGAAACCAGTCGCTCAGGCTTCCACTGTAAAAGGTGAGGATGCCCAGAATGAGCATTCCGATTATGAAAAACAAGCCCACCTTCATTTCTCTCTTCATTCGAATTTCACCTCCTGAAAACGAGGGGTCCCCTCGTTTTCTCCCGCGGCTTAAAAAATCCTCGTAAGAAAATAATCGAATACGACGATAAGGACAAATGAGAGCACTACCGACTGCGTCGTAAACCGGCCCACGCCTTCCGCGCCGCCGGTTGTCTTAAACCCCTTGAAAACACCGATGATCCCGACAATCCCCCCAAAGAACATCGCCTTGACGAGTCCGCGAAAGATTTCCTCAAAGGTGAGCGAGTCGAATAAATTGTCAAAATACTCTGCCCAGCTCAAATCCGCGTAGGTCGTTGCTATAAGGGCGCCTCCGAGGATGCCGATCATGTTGACATAGATGACGATGATCGGCACCATGAATACCGCGGCAATAAGGCGCGGCATCGAAAGGTAGTATACCGGATCCACCCCCATCACGCGAAGCGCATCGATTTCCTCCGATACCTGCATCGTTCCGATCTCAGCCGTGATCGCCGCCCCGACACGCCCGGCAACCAGATAGCCGGTAAGCACCGGCGCCAGCTCTTTCGCAAGCGAGAGACCGACCACTGCCCCGATGATCCCTTCGAGATTGAACCGCAGCAACTGGTAAGCGGTCTGCAGAGCCAGCACCATCCCGATGAAAAACCCCATGAGAAGCGCGATCGGCAGTGTCCCCACCCCTATAAAAGCCATCTGCTTGAATATTGAAGCGCGGCTGCTGATGATCCGCCTGCAATGGGCGAGCGTCTCGAAAAACAGGACGAGAATCTCGCCGGTCGTCTGGAAAAAATCTATCAGGCGGCTGCCCAGATACTCAACGAATCGTCGCATCGCCTTCTCCGAGAACTGTTTCACCATGGGTTCTTAATAAATATAACACTTGAAAATCCCGTTGGTTTCCCTCGCGCGATGTGCCAAATAATCCTCCCAATATCTTCACATGCTCCGTATCCTGCTCAAGGTTTTGCTGATAATTGTAGAGGAGCGGGATGTTGATTTTTGTCTTCCCTGGCGTCTCCACCCGCTGAAACAACCGCCAGAGCGCGTATGTTCTCGTTTCTCCGTCAGGAGTCTCTGCGCGTTCATACACGGTCCAGAGCGGGGAATACTGTCGCTCGAAACCCTGCACATCGTCGAACCACAACAGCGATAGAGCCCGCGAATAGCTCGAGCCGTCTTCATATCGGAACGAGCGCCATAACGGCCACACCCTCGTCTTCTGAAACATCACTTCATTCGTTTCCGGCGAAAACTTTGTGGTCGAAGCATAAAACGGCATCAGGCTTTTTTGAATCGTTTTCGGGTCTCCCTCGGCCTCATCTGCCCGCCGGTGCCACAGCGGCCATGCTATGAACTGTGTCTCGGAATCCTCCGTCGTCACTCGGCCATACAGCGGCCAAAACTGTCTGCGATCGACATTCTCCCCCTGCGTCCTAACCACAAAAGGCCACGGCGTGGCGCGCTCTGTGAAATTGGCCGCAAAGTTTTCCTCAAACGTAAAAAAAGGCCACAGATAAGCACGAAAATGCCTGCGGCGATTATCCTCGCGCGCATACAATGGGAAAATGAGCAACCGCTCGCCCGGCTGCTCCTTGTCCAGATCATACTCCTGGTGATTGTAGATCGGCCACAGAATGAACTCGCTTCGGTACTCGCCTTCCTTTTGAAATTGGCCGTAAAGCGGCCACAGTCTGAACCCGCTGTAATCACCGCCGCCTGAAAATGAAAGCACCGGCCACACATAATTGCGTTGGCGAAGTTCGCCTTTCTGATATGAAAAGTAGAGCGGAAAAAGAACAAAAACTATCTCGTCGCGCCCCAAAAAGTGCTTGAGCTTGCCGCCGACCGGAAACAGGGCGAAGTAATCGCCGGCCTCTGTCGATTTGCCCCTGAAGATGATCGGGAACAACATGTACTGCATGTTGCTCTCATCTTCATTCATGAATTCATATACGTCTCGCCAATACGTGAACAGCGGGAAGATTCGAATGGTTACGTCTTTACCATCCCGCCGGAAAACATACAGCGGCCACAGAACCTGCACCCTTTTCCGGCTTTGATCTTTGTGCGTTCTCTCCACATAAAGTGGCCGCGCCGCAAACTGGCGCCATTCCGGCGATTCCTCGACGCTCACCAGCGGCCACAGAAAGTATCGCTGAATTACTTCCTCTTCTGTCTGCGCCGGCGCCTGAGTTGGCCGCTCCGGCGCCTCGTCCATTTCTTGCGCCAATGCCGCCACGGGTGTCAAAAGCATGAAAAAGAATAACGCATGCACCGCGCGCCCGAGACATGAGCAGCCGCAACGAAAACCCTTTTTCCCCGCTCCTGAGACACATGCAAAAGGAATCGTCATCTTTTACTTATCTGGGAGACCTCGTAGAAATTGCTGAACATGCTCGTTTTCGCTTCGCGTCACTTCGGAAGGCGTCCCCATGGAGATGATGCGGCCTTCGTGCAACATGATCACCTTATCCGCCACTTTGAACCCATGCAACAGGTCATGCGTCACAATCAACATCGAGATTCGGCCCGTCCGCTTGAGATCCAAAATGAGATCGTCTATCCCGTTCGCTATGATCGGGTCCAGCCCTGCAATCGGTTCATCAAGAAAAATGTATTTCGGATCAAGCGCCAATGCCCGTGCCAGGCCCGCCCTTTTCTTCATGCCGCCGCTCAGCTCCGAGGGCATCATGTTCTCGCTTCCTTCCAGACCTACCAGCTTCAGTTTCTCCGATACGATCTGGCTGATCTCCCGCTCTTCATAATTGCGGTGTTGGCGAATCGGAAAGGCGACATTTTCGCCCACTGTCATCGAATTAAAAAGCGCCG contains the following coding sequences:
- a CDS encoding ABC transporter permease; protein product: MRRFVEYLGSRLIDFFQTTGEILVLFFETLAHCRRIISSRASIFKQMAFIGVGTLPIALLMGFFIGMVLALQTAYQLLRFNLEGIIGAVVGLSLAKELAPVLTGYLVAGRVGAAITAEIGTMQVSEEIDALRVMGVDPVYYLSMPRLIAAVFMVPIIVIYVNMIGILGGALIATTYADLSWAEYFDNLFDSLTFEEIFRGLVKAMFFGGIVGIIGVFKGFKTTGGAEGVGRFTTQSVVLSFVLIVVFDYFLTRIF
- a CDS encoding ABC transporter ATP-binding protein; translation: MIVVQHVTFRYNSDSILDDVSFEIPANETVVVIGRSGVGKSTLIRCILGLTKPERGNILVEGVDITSITEKELNIIRRDFGMLFQGAALFNSMTVGENVAFPIRQHRNYEEREISQIVSEKLKLVGLEGSENMMPSELSGGMKKRAGLARALALDPKYIFLDEPIAGLDPIIANGIDDLILDLKRTGRISMLIVTHDLLHGFKVADKVIMLHEGRIISMGTPSEVTRSENEHVQQFLRGLPDK
- a CDS encoding MCE family protein; its protein translation is MKREMKVGLFFIIGMLILGILTFYSGSLSDWFQKKYTLYANFEKVDGLVENDPVTLAGVEIGEVKKMRIRGAQVEVALLINRDAIIRKDSTARIETESLLGGKYIGMTIGSPDAPILKDGDTVQTRQAADMTAILQNVADLAEDIRLAVNNFNKNQEKLASQIDDILGENRENIRETFASLNRIVTDNEEGIGETIENLRAAGPHLKEAMERVNEIARKMESGEGTLGKLVQDDSLYNDMRDLSAKLGEASDTVVRVLGDNEADMREAVASLREATPKMQATMERIDKISEKIEKGEGSLGKLIQDDALYDEATRMFKESRHAAEDLREQVPIITFTSVLFGAFQ